A genomic region of Leptolyngbya sp. FACHB-261 contains the following coding sequences:
- a CDS encoding pentapeptide repeat-containing protein — MIDLHALHSGKLRHLRGADLESADLRCVDLSGIDLAGANLAGADLSGAILRAPLRGVDFSGANLTGVDFRNADLRGALFLGTQLRGASFSGAFLSGATLSNLMLNDLDLQGADLRGTNLSGSNLSGADLGNSNLSGADLSRAILEEANLSGAVLCGANLTEASLLCAVLDHTSVEGAILKGACVRGTVLDR, encoded by the coding sequence ATGATTGACCTCCATGCGCTTCACTCTGGTAAACTGCGCCATCTGCGCGGTGCGGATTTAGAAAGTGCCGACTTGCGGTGCGTTGACCTCAGTGGCATTGATTTGGCGGGAGCCAATTTAGCTGGGGCTGATCTCAGTGGTGCAATCTTGCGGGCACCGCTGCGCGGGGTGGATTTCAGCGGTGCCAATCTGACTGGGGTCGATTTTCGCAACGCCGATTTGCGCGGAGCGCTTTTTTTGGGAACGCAGTTGCGCGGAGCCAGCTTCTCAGGGGCCTTTCTGTCTGGAGCAACGCTGAGCAATTTGATGCTGAACGACCTGGATTTGCAGGGAGCGGATCTGCGCGGCACCAATCTGTCAGGCTCAAACCTCTCGGGAGCGGATCTCGGCAACAGCAATCTTTCAGGAGCTGATTTGAGCCGCGCCATTCTAGAGGAAGCCAATCTCAGTGGGGCAGTTTTGTGTGGAGCGAACCTCACCGAGGCCTCGTTGCTATGTGCTGTGCTCGATCACACGAGTGTCGAGGGCGCAATTCTTAAGGGTGCCTGTGTCAGGGGGACGGTCTTAGATCGGTAG
- a CDS encoding L-threonylcarbamoyladenylate synthase — translation MAITYPIHPETPQLAMLGKITAALRDGAVMLYPTDTVYAIGCDLNSKKGVTRVRQIKQLSNDKPLTFLCPSLSDIANYAVVSDPAYRLMRHLVPGPFTFLLPATKLVPKLVMNPKRRTVGIRVPAHPIARALLTTLGNPLISTSAHLPEEVDVPDQSVERALLFDELSNQVDLIVNDGRDLPNQVSTILDLTDDEPQVLRQGLGWDKVAHLIG, via the coding sequence ATGGCTATTACCTACCCGATCCATCCGGAAACGCCGCAGCTGGCGATGCTGGGAAAGATTACCGCTGCGTTGCGGGATGGAGCTGTGATGCTTTATCCCACTGATACGGTTTATGCCATCGGTTGTGACCTCAACAGCAAAAAAGGGGTGACACGGGTGCGCCAGATAAAGCAATTGTCCAATGACAAGCCTCTAACCTTTTTGTGCCCGTCTTTATCTGATATTGCTAACTATGCAGTGGTGAGCGATCCAGCCTATCGCCTGATGCGCCATCTGGTACCCGGACCCTTCACTTTTCTGTTACCAGCAACCAAGTTGGTCCCTAAGCTGGTGATGAACCCGAAGCGGCGGACAGTTGGCATTCGTGTCCCTGCCCATCCGATCGCTCGTGCGCTACTCACCACCTTGGGCAATCCGCTGATCTCCACCTCTGCTCACTTACCAGAAGAGGTGGATGTGCCAGACCAGTCGGTCGAGCGCGCGCTCCTGTTTGACGAGCTCAGTAACCAGGTAGACCTGATTGTCAATGATGGGCGCGATTTGCCCAATCAGGTTTCCACAATTTTAGATTTAACCGACGACGAACCGCAGGTTCTGCGTCAGGGTTTGGGCTGGGATAAGGTCGCTCACCTGATTGGGTGA
- a CDS encoding DICT sensory domain-containing protein yields MLPNPTLAQLRHTLGDAHFPTSFGVYFKNTLVALCHAMEDHILQTEEQPLVITTFQQGKWYLQEAERYRQIANRSQQVVIMAQADSGFGEHPTGQLPNVALVNLAADDCLVNEWNLVILAPTYAAMVLCEELSAGDYGPDGYPERDSERKFYGLWTFEREQVRQAALLLVQQIERYNFPLAAQLHRCLYDLETQKSGPSVDLSSVVSRIVTYLQTSQQQLVAVSRQSRTLRELEDEENRLSRNLTANKLQAFLRMAQRLDGADSHNPNSSLQVSAFCETLGQLLDLPTLNLRRVRLAGLLYRIGLGQAPVALLTTAESEWSDSDRDFFLSHPEFGATLLEAMPELEAVAKIISHQHEHWDGSGRPQGLRGEAIPLESRILSLVAHFQSLIYPRGNRAPLASADALAACQALSGTYFEPRLLESLGHVLKLCEIGLITLPTRPRHMPAGWLGSEWANTAESVTAPS; encoded by the coding sequence ATGCTCCCCAATCCCACCCTTGCTCAGCTCAGGCACACCTTAGGAGATGCTCACTTTCCTACCAGCTTCGGGGTGTACTTTAAGAACACACTGGTCGCTCTCTGTCATGCGATGGAGGATCACATCCTCCAGACTGAGGAGCAACCTCTAGTTATCACAACCTTCCAGCAAGGCAAGTGGTATCTCCAAGAGGCGGAGCGGTATCGCCAGATTGCTAATCGCTCGCAGCAAGTGGTGATTATGGCTCAGGCCGACAGCGGCTTTGGCGAGCATCCCACAGGGCAACTGCCTAATGTTGCGCTTGTTAATTTAGCCGCTGACGATTGTCTGGTCAACGAGTGGAACCTGGTGATTCTGGCGCCGACCTACGCAGCGATGGTCCTCTGTGAGGAGCTATCTGCCGGCGACTACGGACCCGATGGCTACCCAGAGCGAGACAGCGAACGCAAGTTTTATGGCTTGTGGACCTTTGAGCGCGAGCAGGTCCGGCAGGCAGCTCTGCTCCTGGTCCAGCAGATTGAGCGTTACAATTTTCCCCTAGCGGCGCAGCTTCATCGCTGCCTCTACGACCTCGAAACCCAAAAAAGTGGTCCTAGCGTCGATCTCAGCTCTGTTGTCTCGCGGATCGTCACCTATCTTCAGACGAGCCAGCAGCAGTTGGTGGCGGTTAGTCGTCAGAGCCGCACCTTGCGCGAGTTAGAAGACGAAGAGAACCGCCTCAGTCGCAACCTCACAGCCAACAAACTCCAAGCTTTTCTGCGCATGGCGCAACGGCTCGACGGTGCAGATAGCCATAACCCCAATAGCTCCCTCCAAGTCTCAGCCTTCTGCGAAACCTTGGGCCAACTGCTCGACTTACCGACCCTAAACTTGCGGCGGGTGCGTCTGGCAGGGTTGCTGTATCGCATTGGTCTAGGTCAGGCCCCCGTTGCCCTGCTGACAACAGCCGAATCGGAGTGGAGCGATTCTGACCGAGACTTTTTTCTCAGCCACCCAGAATTTGGTGCCACTCTGCTGGAAGCCATGCCCGAACTAGAGGCTGTCGCCAAAATCATTTCCCACCAGCATGAGCACTGGGACGGCAGTGGGCGCCCACAAGGTCTGCGCGGCGAGGCCATTCCCTTGGAATCACGCATCCTGTCTCTAGTCGCTCATTTTCAAAGCTTGATTTATCCCCGCGGTAACCGAGCCCCTCTAGCCTCTGCTGACGCCTTGGCTGCATGCCAAGCGCTCAGCGGCACTTACTTTGAGCCCAGACTGCTAGAGTCCCTAGGCCATGTGCTCAAACTTTGTGAAATTGGCCTGATTACCCTGCCTACCCGACCCCGCCACATGCCCGCAGGCTGGCTGGGCAGCGAGTGGGCGAATACAGCCGAATCAGTGACAGCCCCCTCATGA